From one Lycium barbarum isolate Lr01 chromosome 6, ASM1917538v2, whole genome shotgun sequence genomic stretch:
- the LOC132645337 gene encoding probable manganese-transporting ATPase PDR2 — translation MTRFQVGGKVVESVDLLKKRHWSWRLDVWPFVILYGVWLITVVPTLDIADAFIVIGALVAFHSLVFLFTVWSVDFKRFVHYSKVDDIHRADYCKITPAKFSGSKEVVPLHFRKLAGSSSSEGLEEIYFEFRKQQYIYSKEKGTFSKLPYPSKETFGYYLKNTGHGTEAKVVAATEKWGRNVFEYPQPTFQKLMKEQVMEPFFVFQVFCVGLWCLDEYWYYSLFTLFMLFMFESTMAKSRLKTLSELRRVRVDSQTLMVYRCGKWVKLSGTELLPGDVVSVGRSVGQNGEDKSVPADMLLLAGTAIVNEAILTGESTPQWKVSIMGRGTGETLSARRDKAHVLFGGTKILQHTPDKSYPMKTPDGGCLAVVLRTGFETSQGKLMRTILFSTERVTANSWESGLFILFLVVFAIIAAGYVLKKGLEDPTRSKYKLFLSCSLIITSVIPPELPMELSIAVNTSLIALARRGIFCTEPFRIPFAGKVDICCFDKTGTLTSDDMEFSGVGGLTDSEDLEKEMTTVPTRTLEILASCHSLVFVDNKLVGDPLEKAALKGIDWTYKSDEKAMPKKGGGDAVQIVQRHHFASHLKRMAVVVRLQEQFFTFVKGAPETIQERLIDVPPYYVPTYKKYTRQGSRVLALAFKSLPDMTVSEARSLERDMVESGLTFAGFAVFNCPIRGDSATVLTELKQSSHDLVMITGDQALTACHVAQQVHIISKPALILGRVKNKEGYAWVSPDETETVSYSENEVGALSEAYDLCIGGDCFEMLQQTSAVPKVVPYVKVFARVAPEQKELILTTFKSVGRMTLMCGDGTNDVGALKQAHVGVALLNAMPPPKGEKSSDGSSKNDTAKPAKSKKLKPATENGEGTSKSKATSSSQAGNRNLTPAEMQRQKLKKLMDELNEGGGDGQAPIVKLGDASMASPFTAKHASVCPTTDIIRQGRSTLVTTLQMFKILGLNCLATAYVLSVMYLDGVKLGDIQATISGVFTAAFFLFISHARPMPTLSAERPHPNIFCAYVFLSLLGQFAIHLLFLISSVNEASKYMPDECIEPDSEFHPNLVNTVSYMVGLMLQVATFAVNYMGHPFNQSIPENKPFLYALLAAMGFFTVITSDLFRDLNDWLKLVPMPRGLRDKLLAWAFLTFLVCYAWERLLRWAFPGKMPAWKQRQRRVAANLEKKSN, via the exons ATGACGCGATTCCAAGTGGGTGGGAAAGTGGTTGAGAGTGTTGATTTGCTTAAGAAGAGACACTGGTCTTGGCGCTTGGATGTTTGGCCTTTCGTTATTCTTTACGGTGTCTGGCTTATAACTGTAGTACCTACTTTAGACATTGCCGATGCCTTCATTGTTATCGGTGCTCTCGTTGCCTTTCATTCCCTCGTCTTCCTCTTCACTGTTTGGTCCGTTGATTTCAAGCGTTTTGTTCACTACTCCAAG GTGGATGACATACATCGAGCAGATTATTGTAAAATCACTCCAGCTAAGTTCTCTGGAAGTAAAGAAGTTGTGCCTCTTCACTTTCGAAAG CTGGCTGGTTCTTCGTCCTCTGAGGGTCTGGAGGAGATTTATTTTGAATTCAGGAAGCAACAGTACATCTATTCAAAGGAGAAAGGAACTTTCAGCAAACTTCCTTATCCTTCAAAAGAGACGTTTGGATACTATCTTAAGAATACTGGCCATGGAACTGAAGCTAAAGTTGTTGCTGCAACTGAGAAATGGGGCCGGAACGT GTTCGAATATCCTCAGCCAACATTTCAGAAACTAATGAAAGAGCAGGTCATGGAGCCTTTCTTTGTATTCCAG GTCTTTTGTGTGGGTTTATGGTGCTTAGATGAATACTGGTATTACAGTTTGTTCACCCTGTTTATGCTGTTTATGTTTGAGTCAACAATGGCTAAAAGCCGATTGAAGACCCTGTCTGAATTAAGGCGCGTAAGAGTTGATAGCCAGACTTTGATGGTGTATCGCTGTGGAAA GTGGGTGAAGCTCTCTGGGACTGAACTGTTACCCGGAGATGTTGTGTCTGTCGGGCGCTCTGTTGGTCAAAATGGAGAAGACAAGTCTGTACCTGCTGACATGCTTTTGCTAGCTGGAACTGCTATTGTGAATGAAGCTATTCTGACAGGCGAATCTACTCCACAATGGAAG GTTTCAATCATGGGTAGAGGAACTGGGGAGACATTGTCTGCTAGGCGAGATAAAGCCCATGTGCTTTTCGGTGGAACCAAAATTTTGCAGCATACACCCGATAAG AGCTATCCAATGAAGACCCCTGATGGTGGATGTTTGGCTGTTGTTCTACGAACTGGGTTCGAAACAAGTCAAGGCAAACTTATGCGGACTATTTTATTTTCCACAGAGAGG GTTACTGCTAACAGCTGGGAAAGTGGGCTTTTTATTCTTTTCTTAGTCGTTTTTGCGATAATAGCAGCAGGCTATGTACTTAAAAAG GGTCTCGAGGATCCAACAAGAAGTAAATACAAGCTGTTTCTGAGTTGCTCATTGATAATTACTTCAGTTATCCCTCCGGAGCTGCCAATGGAGTTATCAATAGCTGTTAATACATCTTTAATTGCTCTAGCACGACGAGGGATATTCTGTACAGAACCTTTCCGGATCCCATTTGCTGGAAAG GTTGATATATGTTGTTTCGATAAGACTGGGACCTTAACATCCGATGACATG GAGTTCTCAGGGGTTGGTGGATTGACTGACAGCGAGGACTTAGAAAAAGAAATGACTACAGTTCCAACTCGTACTTTGGAAATTCTTGCTTCTTGTCATTCTTTGGTTTTTGTGGACAATAAGCTG GTGGGCGATCCTCTTGAGAAGGCTGCACTTAAAGGGATTGATTGGACATACAAATCAGATGAAAAAGCCATGCCAAAAAA AGGTGGAGGTGATGCTGTTCAAATTGTGCAACGACACCATTTTGCGTCTCACTTGAAAAGAATGGCTGTAGTTGTTCGTCTTCAGGAGCAATTTTTCACTTTTGTCAAG GGTGCACCGGAGACAATACAGGAAAGACTCATTGATGTGCCACCATACTACGTACCGACCTACAAGAAATACACCCGTCAAGGATCACGCGTATTGGCTCTGGCTTTCAAGTCTCTGCCAGATATGACA GTTAGTGAAGCCAGAAGCCTGGAGAGAGATATGGTGGAAAGTGGACTTACTTTTGCTGGTTTTGCG GTGTTCAATTGCCCCATCAGAGGAGACTCAGCCACTGTCTTGACTGAATTAAAGCAATCATCTCATGACTTG GTCATGATTACTGGGGATCAAGCTTTGACAGCTTGCCACGTGGCTCAACAAGTCCACATTATCTCAAAACCAGCACTGATTCTGGGACGTGTGAAGAACAAGGAAGGGTATGCCTGGGTTTCTCCCGATGAGACAGAGACAGTCAGCTACAG TGAAAATGAAGTTGGAGCTTTATCAGAAGCTTACGATCTCTGTATTGGAGGAGATTGCTTCGAGATGTTGCAGCAGACATCTGCTGTCCCCAAAGTTGTTCCTTATGTAAAG GTATTTGCAAGGGTTGCCCCTGAGCAGAAGGAACTTATATTAACCACTTTTAAGTCCGTGGGAAGAATGACTTTGATGTGTGGTGATGGGACTAATGATGTTGGAGCTCTAAAGCAG GCACATGTGGGAGTAGCTCTACTTAATGCAATGCCTCCCCCTAAAGGGGAAAAGTCATCTGATGGATCGTCTAAAAATGATACTGCAAAACCTGCCAAGTCTAAGAAACTTAAACCTGCTACAGAAAATGGAGAAGGCACTTCAAAAAGTAAAGCTACCAGCAGCAGCCAAGCTGGTAATCGCAATCTCACACCTGCAGAGATGCAGCGGCAGAAGCTCAAGAAACTTATGGATGAGCTTAATGAGGGAGGAGGTGATGGTCAGGCACCGATTGTGAAACTTGGGGATGCCTCAATGGCATCGCCATTCACTGCAAAGCATGCTTCAGTCTGTCCTACCACTGACATCATCCGTCAAGGTCGTAGTACCCTAGTAACCACCCTGCAGATGTTTAAGATACTTGGACTTAACTGCCTTGCTACTGCCTATGTCCTGAGTGTAATGTACTTAGATGGTGTCAAGTTAGGTGATATTCAAGCTACAATCAGTGGAGTCTTCACAGCAGCCTTCTTTCTGTTTATCTCACATGCTCGGCCCATGCCGACACTCTCAGCTGAGCGACCTCATCCTAATATTTTCTGCGCCTATGTCTTCCTCTCTCTCCTGGGACAATTTGCCATTCACCTACTTTTCTTAATTTCTTCTGTTAACGAGGCTAGCAAGTACATGCCGGACGAATGCATTGAGCCAGACTCCGAGTTTCATCCAAATCTTGTCAATACTGTTTCATACATGGTGGGGTTGATGCTACAGGTAGCAACCTTTGCTGTGAATTACATGGGCCACCCTTTCAACCAGAGCATACCTGAAAACAAACCATTCTTATACGCGCTTTTGGCTGCAATGGGCTTCTTTACAGTTATCACCTCTGATTTATTTAGGGACTTAAATGACTGGTTGAAGTTAGTTCCTATGCCTAGAGGCTTGAGAGATAAGCTGCTGGCTTGGGCATTCCTGACATTTTTGGTTTGCTATGCCTGGGAAAGGTTATTGAGGTGGGCTTTCCCTGGTAAGATGCCTGCCTGGAAGCAAAGGCAACGTCGTGTAGCAGCAAATCTAGAAAAGAAGAGCAATTAG